One Rhodothermus bifroesti DNA window includes the following coding sequences:
- a CDS encoding aldehyde dehydrogenase family protein, with the protein MATIFHNYIGGTWLPSSSGRTFEDRNPARWSELIGHFPQSSAEDINQAVEAAQKALPAWRRLPAPQRGEILRRAGDLLRARKNEIARAMTREMGKPFFETRGDVQEAIDTAYYAASETRRLFGYTVPSELPNKFNMTIRQPVGVVGVITAWNFPVAVPSWKIFPALACGNTVVFKPSEDAPHSGMLLVQALLDAGLPPGVLNLVHGNAEAGAALVEHPGVNAISFTGSSEVGARIGGICGRLHKRCSLEMGGKNPLIVLEDADLDLVLEGVLWGAFGTTGQRCTATSRLILHQAVHDEVVERLCAAARQLRLGDGNQEDTNIGPLINPAALEKVQRYVELGLKEGARLVLGGQRATDPGLEDGFFFKPTIFVDVTPEMRIAQEEIFGPVLSVLKVSSLEEAIKVANSVRYGLSASIYTRDLTKAFQAIQELESGIVYVNAPTIGAEAHLPFGGVKQTGNGHREGGWEVFDFYTETKTVYIDYSGRLQRAQIDTAQD; encoded by the coding sequence ATGGCAACAATTTTTCACAACTACATCGGCGGGACATGGCTTCCCTCAAGCTCCGGACGCACCTTCGAGGACCGAAATCCGGCACGCTGGTCGGAGCTAATCGGGCACTTTCCGCAGTCTTCAGCCGAAGATATTAACCAAGCCGTTGAAGCTGCCCAAAAGGCACTGCCCGCCTGGCGCCGCCTACCCGCACCCCAACGCGGCGAAATTCTGCGCCGCGCCGGCGACCTATTGCGCGCCCGCAAAAATGAAATTGCCCGCGCTATGACCCGCGAAATGGGCAAACCCTTCTTCGAAACGCGCGGCGATGTGCAAGAAGCCATCGATACGGCCTATTACGCTGCCAGCGAAACGCGCCGCCTGTTTGGCTATACCGTCCCTAGTGAGCTGCCCAATAAGTTCAATATGACCATCCGGCAGCCCGTTGGGGTGGTAGGCGTCATCACCGCTTGGAACTTTCCAGTGGCCGTGCCTAGCTGGAAAATCTTCCCTGCCCTAGCCTGTGGCAACACAGTGGTCTTCAAGCCCAGCGAAGATGCACCACACAGCGGAATGCTTTTGGTACAGGCCCTGCTCGATGCAGGCCTACCCCCAGGGGTCCTCAACCTGGTGCACGGCAATGCTGAAGCCGGTGCCGCGCTCGTAGAACATCCCGGCGTCAATGCCATTTCGTTTACCGGCTCAAGCGAGGTCGGTGCACGCATCGGCGGCATCTGCGGCCGACTCCACAAGCGCTGCTCCCTAGAAATGGGGGGCAAAAATCCCCTCATCGTACTCGAAGATGCCGATCTGGATCTGGTCCTTGAAGGCGTACTCTGGGGCGCTTTTGGCACAACTGGCCAGCGCTGCACCGCTACCAGCCGCCTCATTTTGCACCAAGCCGTACACGACGAAGTTGTCGAACGCCTCTGCGCAGCAGCCCGCCAGCTACGCCTAGGCGACGGAAACCAGGAAGACACCAACATCGGACCATTAATTAATCCAGCTGCCCTAGAAAAAGTGCAGCGCTACGTCGAACTCGGCCTCAAAGAAGGCGCACGCCTTGTGCTGGGCGGCCAGCGGGCAACAGATCCAGGTCTAGAAGACGGCTTTTTCTTTAAGCCTACGATTTTTGTCGACGTCACGCCCGAAATGCGTATCGCACAGGAAGAAATCTTTGGTCCTGTGCTTTCAGTCCTAAAGGTTAGCTCCCTCGAAGAAGCCATCAAAGTGGCCAACAGCGTACGCTATGGCCTTTCTGCATCGATTTACACCCGTGACCTCACCAAAGCCTTCCAGGCTATCCAGGAGTTGGAATCTGGAATCGTATACGTCAACGCCCCTACCATTGGGGCTGAAGCCCATCTGCCGTTCGGGGGCGTCAAACAAACCGGAAATGGCCACCGCGAAGGCGGCTGGGAAGTGTTTGATTTCTATACCGAAACCAAAACCGTCTACATCGACTATAGTGGCCGCCTGCAACGCGCGCAAATCGACACCGCCCAAGACTAA
- the nadB gene encoding L-aspartate oxidase — MPERYQFDFLVLGSGIAGLTFALHVADHGTVAIVTKKASVESNTNYAQGGIAAVIDETDSFAQHVQDTLEAGAGLCDREVVEVVVREGPDRVRELMALGVQFTQENGRLHLGREGGHSRNRIVHAADATGREIERALLARVRAHPNIHIFEYHYAVDLITEHHLGQYVSRLRPDIHCFGAYVLDEQAGVVHTFLAKATLLATGGSGQVYLHTTNPPIATGDGVAMAYRAKARIANMEFIQFHPTTLFHPEGRSFLISEAVRGEGARLYNLAGERFMPQYDPRAELAPRDIVARAIDDQLKRRGEPYVWLDISHLPAEQVKQRFPNIYQTLLGYGIDMTQQPIPVVPAAHYQCGGVLTDLHGRTTIQGLYAAGEVACTGLHGANRLASNSLLEALVFARRAAEDAMAYVQTQRWRVEVPDWDDRGTERPQEWVLVSHNREELQRVMWDYVGIVRSQLRLERAFRRTRLLYEETEDFYRRARLSPGLCELRNMIMVAYLIIRSAQMRRESRGLHYMLDYPEPVESERRPTLV, encoded by the coding sequence ATGCCCGAGCGTTATCAGTTTGATTTTCTGGTTCTGGGAAGCGGCATTGCGGGGTTAACGTTTGCGCTGCACGTGGCCGATCATGGTACTGTAGCGATTGTGACCAAAAAGGCCAGTGTGGAGTCAAACACAAACTATGCGCAGGGCGGTATTGCCGCTGTAATTGATGAGACGGATTCGTTTGCGCAGCATGTGCAGGATACGCTCGAGGCAGGTGCTGGCTTGTGCGACCGGGAGGTCGTCGAAGTGGTGGTGCGGGAGGGGCCGGATCGGGTGCGGGAGCTAATGGCATTAGGTGTCCAGTTCACCCAAGAAAATGGTAGGCTACATCTTGGTCGTGAAGGAGGACATTCACGCAACCGCATTGTGCATGCAGCGGATGCTACGGGTCGCGAGATTGAACGGGCGCTCCTGGCACGCGTTCGGGCCCATCCGAACATTCATATCTTCGAATACCACTATGCTGTTGATCTAATTACCGAGCATCACCTGGGGCAGTATGTATCGCGCCTCCGGCCCGATATCCACTGTTTTGGGGCTTACGTGCTCGACGAACAGGCGGGCGTGGTCCATACCTTTCTAGCAAAAGCTACGCTCCTAGCTACCGGTGGCTCTGGGCAGGTTTACTTGCACACCACCAATCCGCCAATTGCTACGGGTGATGGTGTAGCTATGGCCTATCGGGCCAAGGCACGCATTGCGAATATGGAGTTCATTCAGTTTCACCCGACAACGCTTTTTCATCCAGAAGGGCGTTCGTTTTTAATTAGCGAGGCGGTGCGGGGTGAAGGAGCTCGGCTGTACAATCTAGCGGGTGAGCGCTTTATGCCCCAGTATGACCCTCGCGCTGAGCTTGCACCGCGCGACATTGTAGCGCGGGCTATTGACGATCAGCTCAAGCGTCGAGGTGAACCCTACGTATGGCTGGACATTTCTCACTTACCAGCTGAACAGGTTAAGCAGCGTTTCCCTAACATCTATCAGACGCTGCTGGGCTACGGGATCGACATGACGCAGCAGCCTATTCCTGTCGTCCCTGCAGCGCATTACCAGTGTGGAGGGGTGCTGACCGACTTGCACGGCCGCACCACCATCCAGGGGCTTTATGCTGCCGGCGAAGTGGCCTGTACTGGACTGCATGGAGCGAATCGCTTGGCCAGTAACTCGCTGCTGGAGGCGTTGGTCTTTGCGCGACGGGCCGCTGAAGATGCCATGGCTTACGTTCAGACGCAACGTTGGCGCGTTGAAGTGCCCGACTGGGACGACCGGGGCACGGAGCGCCCCCAAGAGTGGGTGCTGGTTTCGCACAACCGCGAAGAGCTCCAGCGCGTCATGTGGGATTACGTAGGCATTGTGCGTTCGCAGCTCCGCCTAGAGCGGGCCTTTCGCCGCACGCGGCTGCTCTATGAAGAAACCGAAGACTTCTACCGTCGGGCGCGATTGTCACCTGGGTTGTGTGAACTGCGTAACATGATCATGGTGGCCTATCTCATTATTCGTAGTGCACAGATGCGTCGGGAAAGTCGCGGCCTGCATTACATGCTTGACTACCCGGAGCCTGTTGAAAGCGAACGTCGCCCAACGCTGGTCTAA
- a CDS encoding aminotransferase class I/II-fold pyridoxal phosphate-dependent enzyme produces MQERLATLSGLEARLAARVRQVAPSGIRRFFEIAATMDDVISLGIGEPDFVSPPVAIEAAIASLRAGKTGYTANAGLIELREAVAEELARRYGVHYDPAREVLITVGVSEALQLAMLALVDPGDEVLIPEPCFVSYAPAATFAGGRVVYVPTSVENDFQVTAADLEPYLTSRTKVLMIGYPNNPTGAVLRRHTLEEIGELVIKHDLLVISDEIYDRLIYGRAYEEGHVCVPSIPGLWERTVLLGGFSKDYAMTGWRIGYACAPEPILKALYKLHQYIVMSAPTMGQVAALAALRQAQDDVERMRQAYDARRRVIVDGLRAVGLPTFEPEGAFYCFPDVRSTGLTSEEFAQRLLREEHVAVVPGDAFGPSGAGYVRCSYATSMEKLQEAVRRIGRFVERVRAARGVET; encoded by the coding sequence ATGCAAGAACGTTTGGCAACACTGTCTGGGTTGGAAGCGCGGCTTGCAGCGCGGGTGCGCCAGGTGGCGCCTAGTGGAATTCGGCGCTTTTTTGAGATTGCCGCCACGATGGATGATGTGATTTCCTTAGGGATTGGTGAGCCCGATTTTGTGTCGCCGCCGGTAGCGATTGAAGCGGCTATAGCCTCGCTTAGGGCGGGAAAGACGGGATACACGGCCAATGCTGGGCTTATCGAGCTCCGTGAGGCGGTGGCGGAAGAGCTGGCTCGGCGCTATGGCGTGCACTATGATCCGGCGCGAGAGGTGCTCATTACTGTTGGTGTAAGCGAGGCGTTGCAACTGGCCATGCTGGCGCTTGTGGATCCCGGCGATGAGGTGTTGATCCCGGAGCCATGCTTTGTATCCTATGCTCCAGCGGCCACGTTTGCTGGGGGGCGCGTGGTGTATGTGCCCACTTCGGTTGAAAACGACTTTCAGGTGACGGCAGCAGATCTGGAGCCTTACCTTACCTCACGCACGAAGGTGTTGATGATTGGGTATCCAAACAACCCCACGGGTGCAGTTTTGCGGCGGCATACCTTGGAGGAAATTGGAGAGCTGGTGATCAAGCATGATCTGCTGGTGATTTCTGATGAGATCTATGATCGGCTCATTTACGGTCGGGCTTATGAAGAGGGACATGTGTGTGTGCCTTCAATTCCAGGGCTTTGGGAGCGGACAGTGTTGCTGGGGGGGTTTTCCAAGGATTATGCCATGACAGGCTGGCGTATTGGCTATGCTTGTGCGCCGGAGCCTATCTTGAAGGCCCTCTATAAGCTGCACCAGTACATTGTGATGAGTGCCCCAACGATGGGGCAGGTAGCGGCGTTGGCAGCCCTTCGTCAGGCGCAGGACGATGTAGAGCGTATGCGCCAGGCTTATGATGCGCGGCGACGGGTGATTGTAGACGGTTTGCGGGCCGTGGGGTTGCCAACGTTTGAGCCAGAAGGGGCTTTTTATTGTTTTCCTGACGTGCGGTCGACCGGATTAACTTCAGAAGAGTTTGCCCAGCGGTTGCTTCGGGAGGAGCATGTGGCGGTGGTGCCGGGGGATGCGTTTGGACCGAGTGGGGCAGGGTACGTGCGTTGTTCGTATGCGACTTCAATGGAGAAGCTACAGGAGGCGGTACGACGGATTGGGCGGTTTGTGGAGCGGGTTCGGGCAGCGCGTGGCGTGGAAACCTAA
- the rimP gene encoding ribosome maturation factor RimP, which produces MPSEVRAAALVAQIRARVEALLEGTSFFLIDVVVRGRSGAHVVEIFIDGDRGPSVRDLEQLSREIAFVLDSDDLIPGRYLLNVSSPGVERPLVLPRQYPKHVGRQLEVQLAPTQEEGQAQRLRGTLHAANTESIELVLPDGTHRRLRYEEIQTARVCLPW; this is translated from the coding sequence ATGCCTTCAGAGGTACGTGCCGCGGCGCTGGTCGCGCAGATCCGCGCTCGCGTTGAAGCGTTGCTTGAGGGAACTTCGTTCTTTCTCATCGACGTCGTTGTGCGCGGTCGAAGCGGCGCACACGTTGTCGAGATTTTTATTGACGGCGACCGAGGACCTTCGGTGCGTGACCTGGAGCAGCTGAGCCGAGAAATAGCGTTTGTACTCGATAGTGACGACCTCATTCCAGGGCGCTACTTGCTCAACGTATCGTCGCCAGGGGTTGAGCGACCGCTGGTGTTGCCTAGGCAGTATCCTAAGCATGTTGGGCGTCAGTTAGAGGTGCAGCTGGCTCCAACGCAGGAGGAGGGGCAAGCCCAGCGGTTGCGGGGGACCCTACATGCAGCCAATACAGAAAGCATAGAGCTTGTGCTGCCCGACGGGACGCACCGACGGCTGCGCTACGAAGAAATTCAAACTGCCCGTGTCTGCCTACCATGGTAA
- the prfB gene encoding peptide chain release factor 2 (programmed frameshift) has translation MQERLQNLAERIAALGRFLDIAGRKQRIEALNAERLAPTFWENPERAKAVEKQLVAEETWVSAWERLYRQLEDLKALWELITETGEEDLQAELQAETERLEKQLEELELRSLLTGPDDHRNAILTIHPGAGGTESQDWAEMLLRMYTRWGEQQGYEVELLEYQAGEVAGIKSASLRIAGPYAYGYLKGESGVHRLVRISPFDASGRRHTSFASVFVYPEVDDTIEIDIRPEQLEIQTFRSGGKGGQNVNKVETGVRLIWQGKLSNGEEVKVVAECTEERSQLQNRQRALTLLKSRIYQLEREIQEAEKNKLEAQKKKIEWGSQIRSYVFQPYTMVNDHRTETKLTDVQAVMDGYLEPFIRAYLLSQAKTTA, from the exons ATGCAAGAACGATTGCAAAATCTCGCAGAGCGCATAGCAGCGCTCGGGAGGTTTCTT GACATCGCTGGGCGTAAGCAGCGTATTGAAGCATTAAACGCCGAGCGTTTGGCACCTACGTTTTGGGAAAATCCCGAGCGTGCCAAAGCCGTCGAAAAGCAACTGGTTGCCGAGGAGACCTGGGTTTCGGCCTGGGAACGGTTGTATCGCCAGCTTGAGGACTTAAAAGCCCTCTGGGAGTTGATCACAGAAACTGGCGAAGAGGACCTGCAAGCGGAGCTGCAAGCAGAAACAGAGCGCCTCGAAAAGCAGCTTGAAGAACTTGAATTACGCAGCTTGCTTACCGGTCCTGATGATCACCGCAATGCCATTTTAACGATTCATCCAGGGGCTGGTGGTACTGAGAGTCAGGACTGGGCTGAGATGTTGCTGCGCATGTACACGCGTTGGGGTGAGCAGCAGGGCTATGAAGTAGAACTCTTAGAATATCAGGCAGGAGAGGTCGCTGGTATTAAGAGCGCCTCGCTCCGCATTGCGGGGCCTTACGCTTATGGCTATCTGAAAGGCGAATCAGGAGTGCATCGCTTAGTGCGTATTTCGCCTTTTGATGCCAGTGGTCGCCGGCATACTTCGTTTGCCAGTGTGTTTGTTTATCCTGAGGTTGACGACACAATCGAGATCGACATTCGTCCAGAGCAGCTCGAGATCCAGACGTTTCGTAGCGGGGGAAAAGGTGGGCAAAATGTCAACAAGGTAGAAACCGGTGTGCGGCTTATTTGGCAGGGTAAGCTTTCTAATGGGGAAGAAGTCAAAGTGGTTGCTGAATGCACCGAGGAGCGCAGCCAGCTGCAAAACCGGCAACGGGCCCTTACCTTGCTCAAAAGCCGAATCTACCAGTTGGAACGGGAAATCCAAGAGGCAGAAAAAAACAAGCTGGAGGCCCAAAAGAAAAAAATCGAGTGGGGTAGCCAGATCCGATCCTACGTTTTTCAGCCCTATACCATGGTTAACGACCATCGCACAGAAACTAAGCTTACGGATGTGCAGGCAGTAATGGATGGTTATTTGGAACCCTTTATTCGGGCTTATCTGCTATCTCAGGCAAAAACCACTGCGTAA